In Tenebrio molitor chromosome 6, icTenMoli1.1, whole genome shotgun sequence, one genomic interval encodes:
- the tutl gene encoding protein turtle isoform X2, with protein MGMRTDPRGKSRPLTTVSVPLLVVYTVVAFLTFVFLQTGFCLQDGGVFITAILGESVVFNCHVEFPDGHPVPYVLQWEKKVGETDIPIYIWYESYPTHSGEGYEGRVSRVSPDSPYGAASLNLTNIRESDQGWYECKVVFLNRSPNSHKNGTWFHLDVHAPPHFTDTPSDIIYVNLGDAIILSCTAEGTPTPEILWYKDANPVETSATIGIFNDGTELRISNIRHEDIGDYTCIARNGEGQISHTARVIIAGGAVIMVPPTNQTKVEGEKVQFNCEAKAQPGNVTVKWFREGAPVKELASLETRVTIRRDGSLVINPVSSDDSGQYLCEVSNGIGEPQSASAYLNVEYPAKVTFTPTIQYLPFRLAGVVQCYIKANPPLQYVTWTKDKRLLEPYQTQDIVIMNNGSLLFTRVNESHQGRYTCTPYNAQGTQGSSGQMEVLVRKPPVFTVEPEAMYQRKVGETVEMHCDAQEAEGTQKPNIQWQRRDGSSLPKNRVKIVGGNITVESLRRADFGYYQCVASNEVATIVASTQLVVEGTQPHAPYNLTGVPLEFAVTLTWLPGYSGGPDYKQVYTIWYREAGVSEWSTIPVTPSGNTQFTINRLAPGTTYEFQVVGKNSLGDGMMSKIITVRTLDILDYSNIILPTDSSGSAFIPPIYKPKEFLHLGPKPGIPRNLTVTEISNGFLITWQPPLEKANVIHHYEIKYKTDGDWKKLNKAQIRPEDTHYLVKNLVGGRTYYFRIVAHSVTNFESSEIVKFSVPARVKHKAITAGVVGGILFFIVAIILSVCFVKICNKRKRRKQEKAYNMVACRITDSRNGGNATDSQVPLKKLRKGRISGLRLISFIVNWIWPRDRCRTGSSLSWHPDYLHSGSPSKSLGRISRTADGRFVLVDSILSLRTDSPSNVSSSDDGGFLPRKGVRNRASWRKPLVGYPSQLSLRSDASGQSARGIGGFFSSLGQRVHYPVKPIPTIYSPATPNFQSSSPATSSALLLSPWTPLYFSDLSSVRYTSSGERSYPTPPGFMQLRSVHERYSQELPSLRAIHEESQGFIPVHPIRVESPTQRIRVAPPYPGPRPRARLLPRHARIARSAPELGSPDHLDRSPESRSSSSGFGSKNTSSQQNQSSQSGSTFTEWRLPPYRPPPPPPSALPPPPPLVGHWLELASSSPSTSDQLHKAVDVGSVDGHYEFDPSTPTPTPSTPTGSRDVELDTGPTRKSYGTLRSRYDNIDARVQAMKEEFNEFRKRQAKRRRSHELESAC; from the exons ATGGGCATGCGCACAGACCCACGGGGCAAGTCTCGTCCGCTGACCACCGTTTCGGTACCACTACTCGTCGTATATACAGTCGTTGCCTTTTTAACTTTCGTATTCTTGCAAACAG GTTTCTGTTTACAAGATGGTGGTGTATTCATTACAGCCATCTTGGGTGAGTCGGTGGTATTCAACTGCCACGTGGAATTCCCGGACGGACACCCTGTGCCGTATGTGTTGCAATGGGAGAAGAAGGTAGGCGAAACG GATATACCAATATACATTTGGTATGAAAGTTACCCAACCCACAGCGGAGAGGGCTATGAAGGACGAGTGTCAAGAGTGTCACCGGATTCTCCATACGGTGCTGCATCACTCAACTTGACAAATATTCGCGAGTCGGATCAAGGCTG GTATGAGTGCAAGGTGGTGTTCCTCAACCGGTCCCCGAACTCGCACAAAAATGGTACTTGGTTCCACCTTGACGTGCACGCTCCCCCTCATTTTACGGATACACCATCAGATATCATCTACGTCAACTTGGGGGATGCTATCATCCTCAGTTGTACGGCGGAAGGCACGCCCACGCCAGAGATACTCTGGTACAAAGATGCCAACCCTGTAGAGACCTCAGCTACCATAG GTATATTCAACGATGGAACGGAACTACGAATATCCAACATCCGTCACGAAGACATCGGAGACTATACGTGCATCGCGAGGAACGGTGAAGGTCAAATCTCCCACACTGCAAGAGTTATAATAGCCGGAGGTGCCGTTATTATGGTTCCTCCGACCAACCAGACCAAAGTTGAAGGGGAGAAGGTACAGTTTAATTGCGAAGCCAAAGCCCAACCCGGAAATGTCACTGTCAAGTGGTTTCGCGAAGGCGCACCCGTCAAAGAACTTGCTTCCTTGGAAACAAGAGTCACCATCAGGAGAGATGGCTCCCTTGTTATTAACCCCGTCAGCTCGGATGATTCCGGGCAGTACTTGTGCGAAGTCAGCAATGGTATCGGAGAACCCCAATCGGCGTCAGCATATCTCAACGTAGAAT ACCCAGCGAAGGTGACGTTCACTCCGACCATCCAGTACTTGCCGTTTCGACTAGCTGGCGTCGTCCAGTGCTACATAAAAGCAAATCCCCCTCTACAGTATGTAACGTGGACCAAAGACAAACGCTTGTTAGAACCGTATCAGACCCAAGATATCGTGATCATGAACAACGGTTCTCTTCTCTTCACCCGAGTCAACGAGAGTCACCAAGGTCGGTACACTTGTACACCTTACAACGCTCAGGGAACACAAGGATCTTCCGGCCAAATGGAAGTTTTAGTCCGAAAGCCACCAGTATTCACGGTAGAACCGGAAGCCATGTACCAGCGCAAAGTCGGCGAGACCGTGGAGATGCACTGCGACGCACAAGAAGCCGAGGGAACGCAAAAGCCAAACATACAGTGGCAAAGACGTGACGGTAGCTCTTTGCCCAAAAACCGCGTCAAAATCGTCGGTGGCAACATAACCGTCGAGAGTTTACGTCGAGCGGACTTTGGTTATTATCAGTGCGTGGCTTCCAACGAAGTCGCTACGATCGTCGCTTCCACGCAGCTGGTGGTCGAAGGGACTCAACCCCATGCTCCCTACAACCTCACGGGGGTTCCACTGGAGTTCGCCGTCACGCTTACCTGGTTACCTGGATACAGCGGAGGACCCGACTACAAACAAGTCTACACTATTTGGTACAGAGAAGCTGGAGTTTCCGAATGGTCAACCATTCCGGTTACGCCTTCCGGTAACACGCAGTTCACGATCAACCGCCTTGCACCGGGGACTACCTACGAGTTTCAAGTGGTAGGGAAGAATTCTCTCGGTGATGGGATGATGAGCAAGATCATCACGGTCCGAACGTTGG atattttagacTATAGTAATATTATTTTGCCCACTGATTCATCTGGGAGTGCCTTTATTCCACCTATCTACAAGCCTAAAG aaTTCTTGCACCTAGGACCAAAGCCAGGTATCCCTAGAAATCTGACTGTAACAGAAATTAGTAACGGCTTTTTGATTACGTGGCAACCACCCTTAGAAAAAGCTAATGTTATTCACCATTAcgaaattaaatacaaaacagACGGTGACTGGAAAAAACTGAACAAAGCTCAAATTCGACCCGAAGATACCCATTACCTAG TAAAAAACTTAGTAGGAGGAAGAACGTATTATTTTAGAATTGTAGCCCATTCagtgacaaattttgaatccagtgaaattgtgaaattttcgGTGCCGGCTAGGGTGAAACACAAAGCCATCACCGCAGGAGTCGTGGGTGGAATCTTGTTTTTCATTGTAGCTATAATTCTTTCGGTGTGTTTTGTTAAAATCTGCAATAAAAGGAAACGGCGGAAACAAGAAAAGG CTTATAATATGGTTGCTTGTCGGATTACTGACTCCAGAAATGGGGGGAATGCAACGGATAGCCAAGTGCCTTTGAAAAA ACTTAGAAAAGGCCGAATATCAGGTCTGAGGCTCATCAGCTTCATCGTGAATTGGATATGGCCTCGGGATAGGTGTCGAACTGGCAGCAGCTTAAGTTGGCATCCGGACTATCTTCATTCTGGATCTCCTTCGAAATCTTTGGGTCGCATCTCGAGAACAGCAGACGGTCGTTTCGTACTGGTGGATTCCATTCTGAGTTTACGCACCGACAGTCCGTCGAACGTGAGTAGCAGCGACGATGGAGGATTCCTGCCGCGAAAGGGAGTACGGAATCGGGCGTCGTGGCGCAAACCCCTCGTCGGCTACCCGAGCCAGTTGAGCTTGAGGTCGGACGCTTCGGGACAGAGCGCCAGAGGAATAGGCGGTTTCTTCAGCAGCTTAGGACAACGCGTTCACTATCCCGTCAAACCGATACCGACGATTTACAGCCCCGCGACTCCGAATTTCCAGTCGAGCTCTCCGGCCACGTCGAGCGCTTTACTGTTGTCGCCTTGGACTCCTCTCTACTTCAGCGACTTGAGTTCTGTACGCTACACGAGTTCCGGGGAACGTTCGTATCCGACTCCTCCGGGTTTCATGCAACTCAGGTCGGTGCACGAGCGTTACTCTCAAGAACTGCCATCGTTACGTGCCATTCACGAAGAGTCTCAAGGTTTTATCCCGGTCCATCCCATTAGAGTCGAAAGTCCCACTCAACGGATTAGAGTAGCGCCACCGTACCCCGGTCCGAGACCAAGGGCGAGACTCCTACCTAGACACGCACGCATCGCACGAAGCGCCCCCGAGCTGGGTTCGCCCGACCACTTGGACCGCTCCCCAGAGAGCAGGTCCAGTTCGAGCGGATTCGGCAGCAAAAACACGTCGTCCCAACAGAATCAGAGCTCGCAAAGCGGCAGCACTTTCACCGAGTGGAGGCTGCCGCCGTACAGACCGCCGCCACCTCCTCCTTCGGCCTTGCCTCCTCCGCCACCGTTAGTAGGACATTGGCTGGAATTAGCGTCGTCGTCGCCATCCACTTCGGATCAATTGCACAAAGCCGTCGATGTCGGCAGTGTCGACGGTCATTACGAGTTCGACCCGTCCACGCCGACGCCAACGCCGTCGACGCCGACCGGTTCGAGAGATGTCGAGCTGGACACCGGTCCGACCAGGAAGAGTTACGGCACTTTGAGAAGTCGTTACGACAACATCGATGCCAGAGTCCAGGCCATGAAAGAAGAATTCAACGAGTTCAGGAAGCGACAAGCGAAAAGAAGACGCAGCCACGAATTGGAGAGTGCCTGTTGA
- the tutl gene encoding protein turtle isoform X8 codes for MGMRTDPRGKSRPLTTVSVPLLVVYTVVAFLTFVFLQTGFCLQDGGVFITAILGESVVFNCHVEFPDGHPVPYVLQWEKKVGETGQDIPIYIWYESYPTHSGEGYEGRVSRVSPDSPYGAASLNLTNIRESDQGWYECKVVFLNRSPNSHKNGTWFHLDVHAPPHFTDTPSDIIYVNLGDAIILSCTAEGTPTPEILWYKDANPVETSATIGIFNDGTELRISNIRHEDIGDYTCIARNGEGQISHTARVIIAGGAVIMVPPTNQTKVEGEKVQFNCEAKAQPGNVTVKWFREGAPVKELASLETRVTIRRDGSLVINPVSSDDSGQYLCEVSNGIGEPQSASAYLNVEYPAKVTFTPTIQYLPFRLAGVVQCYIKANPPLQYVTWTKDKRLLEPYQTQDIVIMNNGSLLFTRVNESHQGRYTCTPYNAQGTQGSSGQMEVLVRKPPVFTVEPEAMYQRKVGETVEMHCDAQEAEGTQKPNIQWQRRDGSSLPKNRVKIVGGNITVESLRRADFGYYQCVASNEVATIVASTQLVVEGTQPHAPYNLTGVPLEFAVTLTWLPGYSGGPDYKQVYTIWYREAGVSEWSTIPVTPSGNTQFTINRLAPGTTYEFQVVGKNSLGDGMMSKIITVRTLGPKPGIPRNLTVTEISNGFLITWQPPLEKANVIHHYEIKYKTDGDWKKLNKAQIRPEDTHYLVKNLVGGRTYYFRIVAHSVTNFESSEIVKFSVPARVKHKAITAGVVGGILFFIVAIILSVCFVKICNKRKRRKQEKAYNMVACRITDSRNGGNATDSQVPLKKLRKGRISGLRLISFIVNWIWPRDRCRTGSSLSWHPDYLHSGSPSKSLGRISRTADGRFVLVDSILSLRTDSPSNVSSSDDGGFLPRKGVRNRASWRKPLVGYPSQLSLRSDASGQSARGIGGFFSSLGQRVHYPVKPIPTIYSPATPNFQSSSPATSSALLLSPWTPLYFSDLSSVRYTSSGERSYPTPPGFMQLRSVHERYSQELPSLRAIHEESQGFIPVHPIRVESPTQRIRVAPPYPGPRPRARLLPRHARIARSAPELGSPDHLDRSPESRSSSSGFGSKNTSSQQNQSSQSGSTFTEWRLPPYRPPPPPPSALPPPPPLVGHWLELASSSPSTSDQLHKAVDVGSVDGHYEFDPSTPTPTPSTPTGSRDVELDTGPTRKSYGTLRSRYDNIDARVQAMKEEFNEFRKRQAKRRRSHELESAC; via the exons ATGGGCATGCGCACAGACCCACGGGGCAAGTCTCGTCCGCTGACCACCGTTTCGGTACCACTACTCGTCGTATATACAGTCGTTGCCTTTTTAACTTTCGTATTCTTGCAAACAG GTTTCTGTTTACAAGATGGTGGTGTATTCATTACAGCCATCTTGGGTGAGTCGGTGGTATTCAACTGCCACGTGGAATTCCCGGACGGACACCCTGTGCCGTATGTGTTGCAATGGGAGAAGAAGGTAGGCGAAACG GGACAGGATATACCAATATACATTTGGTATGAAAGTTACCCAACCCACAGCGGAGAGGGCTATGAAGGACGAGTGTCAAGAGTGTCACCGGATTCTCCATACGGTGCTGCATCACTCAACTTGACAAATATTCGCGAGTCGGATCAAGGCTG GTATGAGTGCAAGGTGGTGTTCCTCAACCGGTCCCCGAACTCGCACAAAAATGGTACTTGGTTCCACCTTGACGTGCACGCTCCCCCTCATTTTACGGATACACCATCAGATATCATCTACGTCAACTTGGGGGATGCTATCATCCTCAGTTGTACGGCGGAAGGCACGCCCACGCCAGAGATACTCTGGTACAAAGATGCCAACCCTGTAGAGACCTCAGCTACCATAG GTATATTCAACGATGGAACGGAACTACGAATATCCAACATCCGTCACGAAGACATCGGAGACTATACGTGCATCGCGAGGAACGGTGAAGGTCAAATCTCCCACACTGCAAGAGTTATAATAGCCGGAGGTGCCGTTATTATGGTTCCTCCGACCAACCAGACCAAAGTTGAAGGGGAGAAGGTACAGTTTAATTGCGAAGCCAAAGCCCAACCCGGAAATGTCACTGTCAAGTGGTTTCGCGAAGGCGCACCCGTCAAAGAACTTGCTTCCTTGGAAACAAGAGTCACCATCAGGAGAGATGGCTCCCTTGTTATTAACCCCGTCAGCTCGGATGATTCCGGGCAGTACTTGTGCGAAGTCAGCAATGGTATCGGAGAACCCCAATCGGCGTCAGCATATCTCAACGTAGAAT ACCCAGCGAAGGTGACGTTCACTCCGACCATCCAGTACTTGCCGTTTCGACTAGCTGGCGTCGTCCAGTGCTACATAAAAGCAAATCCCCCTCTACAGTATGTAACGTGGACCAAAGACAAACGCTTGTTAGAACCGTATCAGACCCAAGATATCGTGATCATGAACAACGGTTCTCTTCTCTTCACCCGAGTCAACGAGAGTCACCAAGGTCGGTACACTTGTACACCTTACAACGCTCAGGGAACACAAGGATCTTCCGGCCAAATGGAAGTTTTAGTCCGAAAGCCACCAGTATTCACGGTAGAACCGGAAGCCATGTACCAGCGCAAAGTCGGCGAGACCGTGGAGATGCACTGCGACGCACAAGAAGCCGAGGGAACGCAAAAGCCAAACATACAGTGGCAAAGACGTGACGGTAGCTCTTTGCCCAAAAACCGCGTCAAAATCGTCGGTGGCAACATAACCGTCGAGAGTTTACGTCGAGCGGACTTTGGTTATTATCAGTGCGTGGCTTCCAACGAAGTCGCTACGATCGTCGCTTCCACGCAGCTGGTGGTCGAAGGGACTCAACCCCATGCTCCCTACAACCTCACGGGGGTTCCACTGGAGTTCGCCGTCACGCTTACCTGGTTACCTGGATACAGCGGAGGACCCGACTACAAACAAGTCTACACTATTTGGTACAGAGAAGCTGGAGTTTCCGAATGGTCAACCATTCCGGTTACGCCTTCCGGTAACACGCAGTTCACGATCAACCGCCTTGCACCGGGGACTACCTACGAGTTTCAAGTGGTAGGGAAGAATTCTCTCGGTGATGGGATGATGAGCAAGATCATCACGGTCCGAACGTTGG GACCAAAGCCAGGTATCCCTAGAAATCTGACTGTAACAGAAATTAGTAACGGCTTTTTGATTACGTGGCAACCACCCTTAGAAAAAGCTAATGTTATTCACCATTAcgaaattaaatacaaaacagACGGTGACTGGAAAAAACTGAACAAAGCTCAAATTCGACCCGAAGATACCCATTACCTAG TAAAAAACTTAGTAGGAGGAAGAACGTATTATTTTAGAATTGTAGCCCATTCagtgacaaattttgaatccagtgaaattgtgaaattttcgGTGCCGGCTAGGGTGAAACACAAAGCCATCACCGCAGGAGTCGTGGGTGGAATCTTGTTTTTCATTGTAGCTATAATTCTTTCGGTGTGTTTTGTTAAAATCTGCAATAAAAGGAAACGGCGGAAACAAGAAAAGG CTTATAATATGGTTGCTTGTCGGATTACTGACTCCAGAAATGGGGGGAATGCAACGGATAGCCAAGTGCCTTTGAAAAA ACTTAGAAAAGGCCGAATATCAGGTCTGAGGCTCATCAGCTTCATCGTGAATTGGATATGGCCTCGGGATAGGTGTCGAACTGGCAGCAGCTTAAGTTGGCATCCGGACTATCTTCATTCTGGATCTCCTTCGAAATCTTTGGGTCGCATCTCGAGAACAGCAGACGGTCGTTTCGTACTGGTGGATTCCATTCTGAGTTTACGCACCGACAGTCCGTCGAACGTGAGTAGCAGCGACGATGGAGGATTCCTGCCGCGAAAGGGAGTACGGAATCGGGCGTCGTGGCGCAAACCCCTCGTCGGCTACCCGAGCCAGTTGAGCTTGAGGTCGGACGCTTCGGGACAGAGCGCCAGAGGAATAGGCGGTTTCTTCAGCAGCTTAGGACAACGCGTTCACTATCCCGTCAAACCGATACCGACGATTTACAGCCCCGCGACTCCGAATTTCCAGTCGAGCTCTCCGGCCACGTCGAGCGCTTTACTGTTGTCGCCTTGGACTCCTCTCTACTTCAGCGACTTGAGTTCTGTACGCTACACGAGTTCCGGGGAACGTTCGTATCCGACTCCTCCGGGTTTCATGCAACTCAGGTCGGTGCACGAGCGTTACTCTCAAGAACTGCCATCGTTACGTGCCATTCACGAAGAGTCTCAAGGTTTTATCCCGGTCCATCCCATTAGAGTCGAAAGTCCCACTCAACGGATTAGAGTAGCGCCACCGTACCCCGGTCCGAGACCAAGGGCGAGACTCCTACCTAGACACGCACGCATCGCACGAAGCGCCCCCGAGCTGGGTTCGCCCGACCACTTGGACCGCTCCCCAGAGAGCAGGTCCAGTTCGAGCGGATTCGGCAGCAAAAACACGTCGTCCCAACAGAATCAGAGCTCGCAAAGCGGCAGCACTTTCACCGAGTGGAGGCTGCCGCCGTACAGACCGCCGCCACCTCCTCCTTCGGCCTTGCCTCCTCCGCCACCGTTAGTAGGACATTGGCTGGAATTAGCGTCGTCGTCGCCATCCACTTCGGATCAATTGCACAAAGCCGTCGATGTCGGCAGTGTCGACGGTCATTACGAGTTCGACCCGTCCACGCCGACGCCAACGCCGTCGACGCCGACCGGTTCGAGAGATGTCGAGCTGGACACCGGTCCGACCAGGAAGAGTTACGGCACTTTGAGAAGTCGTTACGACAACATCGATGCCAGAGTCCAGGCCATGAAAGAAGAATTCAACGAGTTCAGGAAGCGACAAGCGAAAAGAAGACGCAGCCACGAATTGGAGAGTGCCTGTTGA
- the tutl gene encoding protein turtle isoform X4 produces the protein MGMRTDPRGKSRPLTTVSVPLLVVYTVVAFLTFVFLQTGFCLQDGGVFITAILGESVVFNCHVEFPDGHPVPYVLQWEKKVGETGQDIPIYIWYESYPTHSGEGYEGRVSRVSPDSPYGAASLNLTNIRESDQGWYECKVVFLNRSPNSHKNGTWFHLDVHAPPHFTDTPSDIIYVNLGDAIILSCTAEGTPTPEILWYKDANPVETSATIGIFNDGTELRISNIRHEDIGDYTCIARNGEGQISHTARVIIAGGAVIMVPPTNQTKVEGEKVQFNCEAKAQPGNVTVKWFREGAPVKELASLETRVTIRRDGSLVINPVSSDDSGQYLCEVSNGIGEPQSASAYLNVEYPAKVTFTPTIQYLPFRLAGVVQCYIKANPPLQYVTWTKDKRLLEPYQTQDIVIMNNGSLLFTRVNESHQGRYTCTPYNAQGTQGSSGQMEVLVRKPPVFTVEPEAMYQRKVGETVEMHCDAQEAEGTQKPNIQWQRRDGSSLPKNRVKIVGGNITVESLRRADFGYYQCVASNEVATIVASTQLVVEGTQPHAPYNLTGVPLEFAVTLTWLPGYSGGPDYKQVYTIWYREAGVSEWSTIPVTPSGNTQFTINRLAPGTTYEFQVVGKNSLGDGMMSKIITVRTLDILDYSNIILPTDSSGSAFIPPIYKPKGPKPGIPRNLTVTEISNGFLITWQPPLEKANVIHHYEIKYKTDGDWKKLNKAQIRPEDTHYLVKNLVGGRTYYFRIVAHSVTNFESSEIVKFSVPARVKHKAITAGVVGGILFFIVAIILSVCFVKICNKRKRRKQEKAYNMVACRITDSRNGGNATDSQVPLKKLRKGRISGLRLISFIVNWIWPRDRCRTGSSLSWHPDYLHSGSPSKSLGRISRTADGRFVLVDSILSLRTDSPSNVSSSDDGGFLPRKGVRNRASWRKPLVGYPSQLSLRSDASGQSARGIGGFFSSLGQRVHYPVKPIPTIYSPATPNFQSSSPATSSALLLSPWTPLYFSDLSSVRYTSSGERSYPTPPGFMQLRSVHERYSQELPSLRAIHEESQGFIPVHPIRVESPTQRIRVAPPYPGPRPRARLLPRHARIARSAPELGSPDHLDRSPESRSSSSGFGSKNTSSQQNQSSQSGSTFTEWRLPPYRPPPPPPSALPPPPPLVGHWLELASSSPSTSDQLHKAVDVGSVDGHYEFDPSTPTPTPSTPTGSRDVELDTGPTRKSYGTLRSRYDNIDARVQAMKEEFNEFRKRQAKRRRSHELESAC, from the exons ATGGGCATGCGCACAGACCCACGGGGCAAGTCTCGTCCGCTGACCACCGTTTCGGTACCACTACTCGTCGTATATACAGTCGTTGCCTTTTTAACTTTCGTATTCTTGCAAACAG GTTTCTGTTTACAAGATGGTGGTGTATTCATTACAGCCATCTTGGGTGAGTCGGTGGTATTCAACTGCCACGTGGAATTCCCGGACGGACACCCTGTGCCGTATGTGTTGCAATGGGAGAAGAAGGTAGGCGAAACG GGACAGGATATACCAATATACATTTGGTATGAAAGTTACCCAACCCACAGCGGAGAGGGCTATGAAGGACGAGTGTCAAGAGTGTCACCGGATTCTCCATACGGTGCTGCATCACTCAACTTGACAAATATTCGCGAGTCGGATCAAGGCTG GTATGAGTGCAAGGTGGTGTTCCTCAACCGGTCCCCGAACTCGCACAAAAATGGTACTTGGTTCCACCTTGACGTGCACGCTCCCCCTCATTTTACGGATACACCATCAGATATCATCTACGTCAACTTGGGGGATGCTATCATCCTCAGTTGTACGGCGGAAGGCACGCCCACGCCAGAGATACTCTGGTACAAAGATGCCAACCCTGTAGAGACCTCAGCTACCATAG GTATATTCAACGATGGAACGGAACTACGAATATCCAACATCCGTCACGAAGACATCGGAGACTATACGTGCATCGCGAGGAACGGTGAAGGTCAAATCTCCCACACTGCAAGAGTTATAATAGCCGGAGGTGCCGTTATTATGGTTCCTCCGACCAACCAGACCAAAGTTGAAGGGGAGAAGGTACAGTTTAATTGCGAAGCCAAAGCCCAACCCGGAAATGTCACTGTCAAGTGGTTTCGCGAAGGCGCACCCGTCAAAGAACTTGCTTCCTTGGAAACAAGAGTCACCATCAGGAGAGATGGCTCCCTTGTTATTAACCCCGTCAGCTCGGATGATTCCGGGCAGTACTTGTGCGAAGTCAGCAATGGTATCGGAGAACCCCAATCGGCGTCAGCATATCTCAACGTAGAAT ACCCAGCGAAGGTGACGTTCACTCCGACCATCCAGTACTTGCCGTTTCGACTAGCTGGCGTCGTCCAGTGCTACATAAAAGCAAATCCCCCTCTACAGTATGTAACGTGGACCAAAGACAAACGCTTGTTAGAACCGTATCAGACCCAAGATATCGTGATCATGAACAACGGTTCTCTTCTCTTCACCCGAGTCAACGAGAGTCACCAAGGTCGGTACACTTGTACACCTTACAACGCTCAGGGAACACAAGGATCTTCCGGCCAAATGGAAGTTTTAGTCCGAAAGCCACCAGTATTCACGGTAGAACCGGAAGCCATGTACCAGCGCAAAGTCGGCGAGACCGTGGAGATGCACTGCGACGCACAAGAAGCCGAGGGAACGCAAAAGCCAAACATACAGTGGCAAAGACGTGACGGTAGCTCTTTGCCCAAAAACCGCGTCAAAATCGTCGGTGGCAACATAACCGTCGAGAGTTTACGTCGAGCGGACTTTGGTTATTATCAGTGCGTGGCTTCCAACGAAGTCGCTACGATCGTCGCTTCCACGCAGCTGGTGGTCGAAGGGACTCAACCCCATGCTCCCTACAACCTCACGGGGGTTCCACTGGAGTTCGCCGTCACGCTTACCTGGTTACCTGGATACAGCGGAGGACCCGACTACAAACAAGTCTACACTATTTGGTACAGAGAAGCTGGAGTTTCCGAATGGTCAACCATTCCGGTTACGCCTTCCGGTAACACGCAGTTCACGATCAACCGCCTTGCACCGGGGACTACCTACGAGTTTCAAGTGGTAGGGAAGAATTCTCTCGGTGATGGGATGATGAGCAAGATCATCACGGTCCGAACGTTGG atattttagacTATAGTAATATTATTTTGCCCACTGATTCATCTGGGAGTGCCTTTATTCCACCTATCTACAAGCCTAAAG GACCAAAGCCAGGTATCCCTAGAAATCTGACTGTAACAGAAATTAGTAACGGCTTTTTGATTACGTGGCAACCACCCTTAGAAAAAGCTAATGTTATTCACCATTAcgaaattaaatacaaaacagACGGTGACTGGAAAAAACTGAACAAAGCTCAAATTCGACCCGAAGATACCCATTACCTAG TAAAAAACTTAGTAGGAGGAAGAACGTATTATTTTAGAATTGTAGCCCATTCagtgacaaattttgaatccagtgaaattgtgaaattttcgGTGCCGGCTAGGGTGAAACACAAAGCCATCACCGCAGGAGTCGTGGGTGGAATCTTGTTTTTCATTGTAGCTATAATTCTTTCGGTGTGTTTTGTTAAAATCTGCAATAAAAGGAAACGGCGGAAACAAGAAAAGG CTTATAATATGGTTGCTTGTCGGATTACTGACTCCAGAAATGGGGGGAATGCAACGGATAGCCAAGTGCCTTTGAAAAA ACTTAGAAAAGGCCGAATATCAGGTCTGAGGCTCATCAGCTTCATCGTGAATTGGATATGGCCTCGGGATAGGTGTCGAACTGGCAGCAGCTTAAGTTGGCATCCGGACTATCTTCATTCTGGATCTCCTTCGAAATCTTTGGGTCGCATCTCGAGAACAGCAGACGGTCGTTTCGTACTGGTGGATTCCATTCTGAGTTTACGCACCGACAGTCCGTCGAACGTGAGTAGCAGCGACGATGGAGGATTCCTGCCGCGAAAGGGAGTACGGAATCGGGCGTCGTGGCGCAAACCCCTCGTCGGCTACCCGAGCCAGTTGAGCTTGAGGTCGGACGCTTCGGGACAGAGCGCCAGAGGAATAGGCGGTTTCTTCAGCAGCTTAGGACAACGCGTTCACTATCCCGTCAAACCGATACCGACGATTTACAGCCCCGCGACTCCGAATTTCCAGTCGAGCTCTCCGGCCACGTCGAGCGCTTTACTGTTGTCGCCTTGGACTCCTCTCTACTTCAGCGACTTGAGTTCTGTACGCTACACGAGTTCCGGGGAACGTTCGTATCCGACTCCTCCGGGTTTCATGCAACTCAGGTCGGTGCACGAGCGTTACTCTCAAGAACTGCCATCGTTACGTGCCATTCACGAAGAGTCTCAAGGTTTTATCCCGGTCCATCCCATTAGAGTCGAAAGTCCCACTCAACGGATTAGAGTAGCGCCACCGTACCCCGGTCCGAGACCAAGGGCGAGACTCCTACCTAGACACGCACGCATCGCACGAAGCGCCCCCGAGCTGGGTTCGCCCGACCACTTGGACCGCTCCCCAGAGAGCAGGTCCAGTTCGAGCGGATTCGGCAGCAAAAACACGTCGTCCCAACAGAATCAGAGCTCGCAAAGCGGCAGCACTTTCACCGAGTGGAGGCTGCCGCCGTACAGACCGCCGCCACCTCCTCCTTCGGCCTTGCCTCCTCCGCCACCGTTAGTAGGACATTGGCTGGAATTAGCGTCGTCGTCGCCATCCACTTCGGATCAATTGCACAAAGCCGTCGATGTCGGCAGTGTCGACGGTCATTACGAGTTCGACCCGTCCACGCCGACGCCAACGCCGTCGACGCCGACCGGTTCGAGAGATGTCGAGCTGGACACCGGTCCGACCAGGAAGAGTTACGGCACTTTGAGAAGTCGTTACGACAACATCGATGCCAGAGTCCAGGCCATGAAAGAAGAATTCAACGAGTTCAGGAAGCGACAAGCGAAAAGAAGACGCAGCCACGAATTGGAGAGTGCCTGTTGA